In [Clostridium] cellulosi, one genomic interval encodes:
- a CDS encoding TatD family hydrolase (High confidence in function and specificity) — MEIFDTHAHYDDSSFDDDRSILLGKTLPEAGVVGVISAGTTVESSRFNASLAQKYDYVYFAAGIQPEETEKTGDGYLEEIAEIIKSSDKAVAVGEIGLDYHWKIDKPTQKRFFEEQLILANELNKPVIIHDREAHADTLELVKKYKPHGTLHCFSGSAETAMEFVRLGLYIGFTGAVTFKNNKKAPKVIEVVPIDRILVETDCPYMAPEPLRGRRSDSTMIEHTLAFIARIKGVTTEEMAHITAENARRLFNLN, encoded by the coding sequence ATGGAGATTTTTGATACACACGCACATTACGATGATTCCTCATTTGACGATGACCGCAGCATACTGCTGGGTAAAACCCTGCCGGAAGCGGGCGTAGTCGGCGTTATTTCAGCGGGTACGACGGTAGAGTCGTCCCGCTTTAATGCGTCTCTTGCCCAGAAATACGATTATGTCTATTTTGCGGCGGGCATACAGCCAGAGGAAACGGAAAAAACCGGTGACGGTTACCTTGAAGAGATTGCAGAAATAATTAAAAGCAGCGATAAGGCGGTCGCGGTTGGCGAGATTGGGCTCGATTACCACTGGAAGATTGATAAGCCGACTCAGAAGCGTTTCTTCGAGGAACAGCTTATTCTTGCGAATGAACTCAACAAACCCGTTATAATCCACGACAGGGAAGCGCATGCAGATACGCTCGAACTCGTCAAGAAGTATAAGCCCCACGGGACGCTCCACTGCTTTTCCGGCAGCGCCGAGACTGCTATGGAATTTGTAAGATTAGGGCTTTATATCGGTTTTACCGGAGCGGTGACGTTCAAAAACAACAAGAAAGCGCCTAAAGTGATAGAGGTAGTACCGATTGACCGCATACTTGTTGAGACAGACTGCCCCTATATGGCCCCTGAGCCTTTGCGCGGGCGCAGGAGCGATTCTACAATGATAGAACACACTTTGGCATTCATTGCACGCATAAAAGGGGTTACCACGGAGGAAATGGCGCATATAACGGCGGAAAACGCAAGACGGCTCTTTAATTTGAATTAA
- a CDS encoding radical SAM protein (High confidence in function and specificity), whose amino-acid sequence MTITYRLGDSLYVNMTNRCSNRCDFCIRNYGDGIGGSGDLWLDREPTVDETVQDILKNVSGCKELVFCGYGEPLMRLDDVIAVIKAVKPKIGIPVRINTNGQADLIHGRQTAKELAGLVDTVSISLNAPNAKEYEALCHSDYGEKAFDAILKYAADCKKYIPNVVFSVVDVMDKEDIEKCRKIAEDIGVIFRVREMIK is encoded by the coding sequence ATGACTATAACCTATAGGCTTGGCGACAGCCTTTATGTAAATATGACGAATAGATGCAGCAACCGCTGCGATTTCTGCATACGGAACTACGGCGACGGCATAGGCGGGTCCGGAGATTTGTGGCTTGACCGCGAGCCGACTGTCGACGAAACGGTTCAGGATATATTAAAAAACGTGTCTGGGTGCAAGGAACTGGTTTTCTGCGGATACGGCGAGCCTTTGATGCGCCTTGACGACGTTATCGCCGTTATAAAGGCGGTTAAACCGAAAATCGGTATTCCTGTGAGGATAAATACTAACGGCCAAGCCGACCTTATCCACGGCCGGCAGACCGCGAAGGAACTTGCGGGGCTTGTCGATACGGTGTCGATCAGCCTTAATGCTCCGAACGCTAAAGAATACGAGGCGCTTTGCCACAGCGATTACGGAGAAAAGGCGTTTGACGCCATCCTCAAGTACGCCGCCGACTGCAAAAAATACATACCGAATGTCGTTTTTTCCGTCGTCGACGTAATGGACAAAGAAGATATTGAGAAGTGCCGCAAAATAGCGGAGGATATAGGCGTTATATTCCGTGTCAGGGAAATGATAAAATAA
- a CDS encoding phosphatase (High confidence in function and specificity), with the protein MDLRGIEAAIFDLDGTIADSMEMWDRVDDIFFEAHGLDMPDDYKDAIKAMDFNKAAEYTKRRFNLSLSINEIICEWYQLCENEYANNIELKPHAAEFIKKLSGAGLKIGLATATDADLFIPLLKKFDIFNCFDAYVTTDQAGKDKNSPDVYLLCAEKLKTPPERCIVFEDILVGIKSAKSVGMKVAGVFDNRSACEKEQILKTADYYIHDFGEVADNLIF; encoded by the coding sequence ATGGATTTAAGGGGTATTGAGGCGGCGATTTTCGACTTAGACGGAACTATCGCCGACTCCATGGAGATGTGGGACAGAGTCGACGACATATTCTTTGAAGCACACGGGCTTGACATGCCGGATGATTACAAAGACGCCATCAAGGCCATGGATTTTAATAAGGCGGCGGAATATACGAAGCGCCGCTTTAACCTGAGCCTTTCCATTAATGAGATAATCTGCGAGTGGTATCAGTTGTGCGAAAACGAGTATGCCAATAACATTGAGCTGAAGCCCCACGCCGCGGAATTCATAAAGAAGCTCAGCGGGGCAGGGCTCAAAATAGGGCTTGCTACAGCGACCGACGCAGACCTTTTTATTCCCCTGCTCAAAAAGTTTGATATTTTCAACTGCTTTGACGCATATGTGACAACAGATCAGGCAGGAAAAGACAAAAACTCCCCCGACGTGTACCTGCTATGCGCGGAAAAGCTCAAGACCCCGCCTGAACGCTGTATCGTGTTTGAGGATATTCTCGTCGGCATAAAATCCGCAAAATCCGTCGGAATGAAAGTAGCAGGTGTCTTTGATAACCGTTCGGCTTGTGAAAAAGAGCAGATATTGAAAACGGCGGACTATTATATACACGACTTCGGCGAGGTTGCAGACAATCTGATATTTTAA
- a CDS encoding mannose-6-phosphate isomerase, type 1 (High confidence in function and specificity), which yields MLYPLKFRPVYKEIIWGGKNISKYFDRKTPYEKTAESWELCCRPDGMSVVDNGPLAGSSLSDIIEQYGEKLLGTECVKKYGSRFPLLIKYIDANDRLSVQVHPDDAYARKTGEENGKNELWYIVDAKPGAKLIYGLKKDITKDEFISAVKNGTVADTLRVVPVKPHDSLFIPAGTVHAILDGILIAEIQQNSNTTYRIYDWGRLGKDGKPRELHIDKALDVINFGGAAAEPQQDSGETQREILRSEFFNIDEVKLSGKLERNAEGKTLMVIMNLSGDIVISYDGGETPLKKGDTALIPASLGKYTLNGQSRLLMSWI from the coding sequence ATGCTTTACCCTCTCAAATTCCGACCTGTATATAAAGAAATCATATGGGGCGGGAAAAATATATCAAAATACTTTGACCGAAAAACCCCCTATGAAAAAACTGCTGAGAGCTGGGAACTCTGCTGCAGACCAGACGGTATGAGCGTTGTCGATAACGGGCCGCTTGCCGGTTCTTCATTGTCTGACATTATAGAACAATACGGGGAAAAACTGCTCGGCACGGAATGTGTTAAAAAATACGGCAGCAGGTTTCCGCTGCTTATAAAGTACATTGACGCGAACGACAGACTCTCCGTCCAGGTTCATCCTGATGACGCTTACGCCAGAAAAACAGGCGAAGAAAACGGGAAAAATGAGCTTTGGTATATAGTTGACGCGAAACCGGGCGCAAAGCTCATATATGGCCTTAAAAAGGACATTACTAAAGACGAATTTATTTCAGCGGTAAAAAACGGCACTGTTGCCGATACCCTGCGCGTTGTCCCTGTCAAGCCCCACGACTCGCTTTTTATCCCTGCCGGGACAGTGCATGCGATTCTCGACGGTATCCTCATAGCCGAGATCCAGCAAAACAGCAATACCACCTACCGCATTTACGACTGGGGACGTCTCGGCAAAGACGGCAAACCGCGGGAGCTTCACATAGACAAAGCGCTCGACGTTATCAACTTTGGAGGCGCAGCAGCGGAACCGCAGCAGGACAGCGGGGAAACGCAAAGGGAAATACTGCGCAGTGAATTTTTCAATATTGACGAGGTAAAGCTGTCCGGAAAACTTGAAAGAAATGCAGAGGGAAAAACACTTATGGTAATTATGAATCTATCCGGAGATATCGTGATAAGCTATGACGGCGGCGAAACCCCGCTTAAAAAGGGTGATACGGCTCTAATACCCGCAAGTCTCGGAAAATATACCCTTAATGGGCAGTCAAGGCTGCTGATGTCATGGATTTAA
- a CDS encoding xylanase/chitin deacetilase (High confidence in function and specificity) — translation MKQTVIEKVIAFAAAALITAAGLTSCASKPTQSGKAVSVSTRPSTATTTRIPVLMYHSILYEKGNILRIPKEKFETQMKWLYDNGYHTLSLDELYDAVSGKRPVPEKSVVLTFDDGYGDNYTNAFPILKKYHFKATVFMITSKIGDARDNYLTAEQIKEMDANGMRVECHTLSHPNLDKLSYQEQYKELSESKAALERLLDRKVNYIAYPSGKYNKDTIKAAQQLGFKICFKMNGGAGSVTDSRYEFPRAFVGENLHDVIKIVQPQ, via the coding sequence ATGAAACAAACCGTTATTGAGAAGGTTATAGCGTTTGCCGCAGCCGCGCTGATAACAGCAGCGGGGCTGACCTCCTGCGCCTCAAAGCCAACCCAATCCGGCAAGGCTGTATCTGTGAGCACACGCCCCTCGACCGCCACTACTACCCGTATTCCAGTGCTCATGTATCATTCAATACTCTATGAAAAGGGCAACATTCTCCGCATACCGAAAGAAAAATTTGAAACGCAGATGAAGTGGCTGTATGACAACGGTTATCATACCCTTTCCCTCGACGAGCTTTATGACGCGGTTTCCGGCAAAAGGCCGGTCCCTGAAAAATCGGTGGTTCTGACGTTTGATGACGGCTACGGCGACAATTATACAAATGCTTTCCCCATACTCAAAAAGTACCATTTCAAGGCTACAGTGTTTATGATTACATCAAAAATAGGCGACGCGCGGGACAACTATCTCACCGCCGAACAGATAAAGGAAATGGACGCGAACGGCATGCGCGTGGAATGTCACACCTTAAGCCACCCAAACCTCGACAAGCTCTCATACCAAGAACAATACAAAGAGCTATCGGAGTCCAAAGCCGCGCTTGAACGGCTGCTCGACAGAAAGGTAAATTACATAGCGTATCCGTCGGGAAAATATAACAAAGATACAATTAAAGCCGCGCAGCAGTTGGGCTTTAAAATCTGCTTTAAGATGAACGGCGGGGCCGGCAGCGTAACCGACAGCAGGTATGAATTCCCGCGGGCTTTTGTCGGAGAAAACCTGCATGACGTCATAAAAATAGTACAGCCCCAATAA
- a CDS encoding hypothetical protein (Family membership), with protein sequence MQFSTNIQGSNTMGDQEMINDSIASQKLISYAYNTYANECATPNLRDEFMNILKDEHQIQAELFNEAQKRGWYQVKPAEEQQIQQAKQKYQNMLG encoded by the coding sequence ATGCAGTTTAGTACTAACATTCAAGGCTCAAATACAATGGGCGATCAGGAAATGATTAACGATTCCATAGCCTCACAGAAACTTATCTCTTACGCATACAACACTTACGCCAACGAATGTGCAACGCCAAACCTTCGCGATGAATTCATGAATATACTGAAAGACGAGCATCAGATTCAGGCCGAGCTTTTCAACGAGGCACAAAAACGCGGCTGGTATCAGGTAAAGCCCGCAGAAGAGCAGCAGATTCAGCAGGCTAAGCAGAAATATCAGAATATGCTCGGCTGA
- a CDS encoding transcriptional modulator of MazE/toxin MazF (High confidence in function and specificity), whose product MTVHRGDIYYADLSPVVGSEQGGVRPVLIVQNDIGNKYSPTVIAAAITSQTSKTKLPTHININADKCGLAKDSVVLLEQIRTLDKRRLKERMGALDYTSMQKVDMALSISFGLGTSCADRNAGNT is encoded by the coding sequence ATGACTGTACACAGAGGAGACATTTATTATGCTGATTTAAGCCCTGTTGTTGGTTCTGAACAGGGCGGTGTGCGGCCAGTACTCATTGTTCAAAACGATATAGGGAACAAATACAGTCCGACAGTTATCGCTGCTGCGATTACAAGTCAGACTTCCAAAACTAAGCTGCCGACGCATATTAATATAAATGCAGATAAATGCGGACTGGCAAAAGACTCGGTCGTACTTTTGGAACAGATAAGAACTCTTGACAAAAGAAGACTAAAAGAGAGGATGGGCGCCCTTGACTATACTTCTATGCAAAAAGTAGACATGGCGCTGTCAATCAGCTTTGGTCTTGGTACTTCCTGCGCCGACAGAAACGCGGGCAATACATAA
- a CDS encoding putative membrane protein (Hypothetical protein): MEGKKEIGNIPKLILSFGLSLVTGGAAFLFSMNASEIYGALKKPVFAPPAWVFGPVWAVLYILIAVALYLVLKKGIKQPNVKNALLYYCIQLAFNILWSALFFTLNLRAAALVDIIILLVYATITTVKFFRIDKAAGVLMILYLLWILFATVLNLALVILNG, from the coding sequence ATGGAGGGTAAAAAAGAGATAGGCAATATCCCGAAGCTCATTTTGTCGTTTGGATTGTCTTTAGTTACCGGAGGGGCAGCGTTTCTTTTCTCGATGAATGCGAGCGAAATATATGGAGCGTTGAAGAAGCCGGTTTTTGCGCCTCCGGCATGGGTATTTGGGCCTGTTTGGGCTGTTTTGTATATTCTTATAGCTGTTGCGCTTTACCTTGTGTTAAAAAAAGGGATAAAACAGCCCAATGTAAAAAACGCACTGTTATATTATTGTATCCAACTGGCGTTCAATATACTCTGGAGCGCATTGTTTTTCACATTAAACCTGCGGGCCGCGGCATTAGTCGATATAATAATCCTTTTAGTCTATGCCACAATCACGACGGTCAAGTTTTTCAGAATCGACAAAGCAGCGGGGGTGTTGATGATACTGTATCTCCTTTGGATTTTATTCGCCACTGTGCTCAACCTCGCCCTTGTCATACTCAACGGCTAA
- a CDS encoding ATP-dependent DNA helicase replicase (High confidence in function and specificity) — protein MDENSKEFAYEKRYLESVLSFLKREIYDIREALDIRKRILHRERRELGILVSENRSSGLSADISQSIAEDRRQLNAINMMAKLLDRDKKLLASPYFGRFDFIEDGESGPEKFYIGLHNVYDTGGDGTIYVYDWRAPICSMFYRNELGRASYTAPGGEISGEITLKRQYRIENSKLKYFFDSSLVINDEVLQETLAHNASPQMRNIVRTIQSEQDLIIRNSESDLLIAQGSAGSGKTTIALHRIAYLLYHSAAKGLTSKNIIILSLSRVFSKYIASVLPSLGEENVKEITFDELADSIGISVDFDRVEFVDKLLSNERNGSDKLLKSALTFKGSREFAVILERFLRYYTHRLIEFTDISYDGKIIANREEIKNIFLRDKTGTPPLSRMRRIETILKSRIDIRQKEMHKRLQDKFKAMPEHQFDYKSVARLISIKRTNKALKQIMEFTRFSAMDVYKALFSDFGRFKRICKGLGLPDNIEEIFEYTKESLKNGAGYDDMAALCYLALLIDKPAGFDDIRHVVVDEAQDYLPLHYAVLAKLFPRASYTILGDIGQSVETGATMGLYKEITEILNKKRPGLMTLNKSYRSSYEITNFSLKIPQEKPEISAFERHEKEPELIFCEDEKLDERIAADIKAALDEGFGTAAVICPTKRQTRELYERLSKKIPVTLLEKSGEVKNGALIMPAYLSKGLEFDCVFVPYLDDDNYGGEFSNRLLYIACTRPLHRLKLYYSKESGILKRLMGQ, from the coding sequence ATGGACGAAAATAGCAAGGAATTTGCCTATGAAAAAAGATATCTCGAGTCTGTGCTGAGTTTTCTGAAGCGGGAAATTTATGATATCAGGGAAGCACTTGATATAAGAAAACGTATTCTCCACCGCGAAAGGCGGGAACTGGGTATTTTAGTCAGTGAGAACCGCAGCTCCGGTCTGTCGGCCGATATTTCACAGAGTATTGCCGAAGACCGGCGCCAATTGAACGCGATAAATATGATGGCGAAACTGCTTGACCGCGATAAAAAGCTGCTTGCGTCGCCGTATTTTGGACGCTTTGATTTTATAGAGGACGGCGAAAGCGGACCGGAAAAATTCTATATTGGGCTGCACAACGTCTATGATACGGGCGGCGACGGAACTATCTATGTCTATGACTGGCGCGCCCCCATATGCAGCATGTTTTACAGAAATGAACTGGGACGGGCAAGTTATACGGCGCCGGGCGGAGAAATCAGCGGCGAAATCACTTTAAAAAGGCAGTACCGCATAGAGAATTCAAAGCTCAAATACTTTTTCGATTCCAGCCTTGTCATAAACGACGAGGTGCTTCAAGAAACCTTGGCGCATAATGCCTCGCCCCAGATGCGGAACATAGTCCGGACCATCCAGAGTGAGCAGGATTTGATAATCCGCAATTCGGAAAGCGACTTGCTTATAGCGCAAGGCTCAGCCGGCAGCGGTAAAACCACCATAGCGCTTCACCGCATTGCATATCTGCTTTATCACAGCGCCGCTAAGGGACTTACGAGCAAAAACATCATCATTTTGTCCTTAAGCCGCGTATTTAGCAAATATATAGCCTCTGTTCTCCCATCTCTCGGCGAAGAAAACGTAAAAGAGATAACTTTCGATGAGCTGGCGGACAGTATTGGCATATCAGTGGATTTTGACCGCGTTGAATTTGTGGACAAGCTGCTGTCAAACGAAAGAAACGGCTCGGACAAACTGCTCAAGAGTGCGCTCACTTTTAAGGGGTCGAGAGAGTTTGCAGTTATTCTGGAGCGCTTCCTGCGTTATTACACCCACAGGCTGATTGAATTTACCGATATAAGCTATGACGGGAAGATTATTGCGAACCGCGAGGAGATAAAGAATATCTTCCTGCGGGACAAGACCGGCACGCCGCCGCTCAGCCGCATGCGCAGGATAGAGACTATCCTAAAAAGCCGAATAGATATCCGTCAAAAGGAGATGCACAAGAGGCTGCAGGATAAGTTTAAGGCCATGCCGGAACATCAGTTTGACTATAAAAGTGTCGCGCGCTTAATATCAATAAAGAGGACAAACAAGGCGCTGAAACAGATTATGGAATTTACAAGGTTCAGCGCGATGGATGTTTATAAAGCGCTGTTTTCGGATTTCGGACGCTTCAAAAGGATCTGCAAAGGTCTTGGACTGCCGGATAATATTGAAGAGATTTTTGAGTATACAAAAGAATCGCTGAAAAACGGGGCAGGCTATGACGATATGGCGGCGCTCTGTTATCTGGCGTTGCTTATAGACAAACCGGCCGGATTTGACGACATAAGGCATGTCGTCGTCGATGAGGCGCAGGATTATCTGCCACTCCATTACGCAGTTCTCGCAAAACTTTTCCCCCGCGCTTCCTATACCATTCTCGGCGACATCGGGCAGTCCGTTGAAACCGGTGCGACGATGGGGCTTTATAAGGAAATTACAGAGATTCTGAATAAAAAGCGCCCTGGGCTGATGACTCTTAATAAGAGTTACCGCAGCTCGTATGAGATTACGAATTTCTCGCTGAAAATCCCGCAGGAGAAGCCTGAGATTTCGGCGTTTGAGCGGCACGAAAAGGAGCCGGAACTGATTTTCTGCGAGGATGAGAAGCTGGATGAGCGCATTGCCGCGGATATAAAAGCGGCGCTTGATGAAGGGTTTGGCACTGCGGCGGTAATATGCCCGACAAAGCGGCAGACAAGGGAACTTTATGAGCGCCTCTCAAAGAAGATACCTGTGACATTGCTTGAAAAATCGGGTGAGGTAAAGAACGGTGCGCTTATTATGCCCGCCTATCTTTCAAAAGGCCTCGAGTTTGACTGCGTTTTTGTGCCTTATCTTGATGATGACAATTACGGCGGGGAGTTTTCAAACAGGCTATTATATATAGCCTGCACCCGTCCGCTCCACAGACTTAAACTTTATTACAGCAAAGAGAGCGGTATTCTCAAGCGCCTGATGGGGCAATAA
- a CDS encoding hypothetical protein (Family membership) — protein sequence MAQEIIRIDLGGVNCYLGKQGDSFVLFDTGGHIFLDKQCNNRRELLEKELNSYGCDATNLKLVVLTHGDNDHVANAAYIRKKYNTKIALHTNDLDLVNCPTIEKLLENCHYHSPVYKLVFSAMKNSIKKIATKTLEDFESFRPDILLDDGFDLSPYGFEAKVVHTPGHTKGSISILTAQGDLIAGDTFANINKPAIAPNAYDFKELRSSIKRLKTMNIKTIYPGHGNPFNAAAL from the coding sequence ATGGCGCAGGAAATTATTAGGATTGATTTGGGTGGCGTTAATTGTTATTTAGGCAAGCAGGGTGATAGTTTTGTCTTGTTTGACACCGGCGGGCATATCTTTTTAGATAAGCAGTGTAACAATCGGCGCGAGCTTCTTGAAAAAGAACTGAATTCATATGGATGCGACGCGACAAATTTAAAACTTGTTGTATTGACACATGGTGACAATGACCATGTCGCAAATGCGGCATATATCAGAAAAAAATACAATACGAAAATAGCCCTGCACACAAACGATTTGGATTTAGTCAATTGCCCAACTATTGAAAAGCTATTGGAAAACTGCCACTATCATTCCCCTGTGTATAAGTTGGTATTTTCGGCGATGAAAAACTCCATTAAAAAAATTGCTACAAAAACGCTTGAGGATTTTGAAAGTTTCAGGCCGGATATTTTGCTTGACGATGGTTTCGACCTCTCTCCTTACGGATTTGAAGCGAAGGTTGTCCATACTCCCGGCCATACCAAAGGTTCTATCAGTATTCTAACGGCGCAGGGCGATCTGATTGCAGGCGATACCTTTGCAAATATAAATAAGCCGGCAATTGCACCTAATGCCTATGATTTTAAAGAATTGAGAAGCAGCATAAAAAGATTAAAAACGATGAATATAAAAACAATATATCCAGGCCACGGCAATCCATTCAATGCCGCCGCGTTATAA
- a CDS encoding hypothetical protein (Family membership): MKKTAVIISASAALVVVVLAALFLKLKINTFADYNNDAVLGSPNPPKSTYTAKIFVTGPEDSDSLLYIHDIKLKGIENIAHFNADENITGKLKCTYSSIQGACKLILVSEKGEVVTLFDSEKQKSGTTVEVPFFKGENTIRLVGKPVHLKEFTAKWVDIDHSKLSLVTVMV; encoded by the coding sequence ATGAAGAAAACCGCCGTTATTATTTCTGCGTCAGCTGCCCTTGTTGTAGTTGTACTGGCAGCTCTGTTTTTAAAGCTAAAAATTAATACTTTTGCAGATTATAACAATGACGCCGTATTGGGCTCACCTAACCCGCCAAAATCAACCTATACTGCGAAAATATTTGTAACTGGGCCTGAAGACAGCGATTCATTGCTTTATATACATGATATAAAATTAAAGGGCATTGAAAATATAGCCCATTTCAATGCGGATGAAAATATAACAGGAAAACTAAAATGCACTTATTCATCTATACAGGGTGCATGCAAACTGATTCTCGTATCGGAAAAAGGTGAAGTAGTTACTCTTTTTGACAGCGAAAAACAAAAAAGCGGCACAACGGTGGAGGTACCGTTTTTCAAAGGCGAAAATACAATCCGTTTAGTCGGAAAACCCGTTCATCTGAAAGAATTTACTGCAAAATGGGTAGATATTGACCATTCCAAATTATCATTAGTCACTGTTATGGTTTAA
- the bceA gene encoding Bacitracin export ATP-binding protein BceA (High confidence in function and specificity): MPIIEAQSVVKKYKTGEVETTVLNSVSLSIEKGDFVSVIGKSGAGKSTLLYVLSGLEPVTSGHVILDGTDLTKLSDKRISFLRRNNIGFVFQFYNLIESFTAEDNISFPLELNGKKKSEIDEKIQPIIELMGLSKVKDHYPYQMSGGEQQRVSIARALAIDPEIIFADEPTGNLDSKTSQEILNLLKMINTNFHTTILMVTHDMSAAEIGNRIIKIADGQIIE; this comes from the coding sequence ATGCCAATTATAGAAGCACAATCAGTTGTTAAGAAATATAAAACCGGAGAAGTGGAAACTACCGTTTTGAACTCTGTAAGTTTATCTATTGAGAAAGGGGATTTTGTATCTGTCATCGGGAAATCCGGAGCCGGCAAGAGTACCCTTCTTTACGTATTAAGCGGATTGGAGCCTGTCACATCAGGCCATGTCATCTTGGATGGGACTGACCTGACCAAATTAAGCGATAAAAGAATCAGTTTTCTGAGGCGTAACAATATAGGCTTCGTTTTCCAATTCTATAACCTCATTGAAAGCTTCACAGCCGAAGATAATATCTCATTCCCATTAGAGCTGAATGGTAAAAAGAAAAGCGAAATTGATGAAAAGATACAGCCTATAATTGAATTAATGGGGCTTTCAAAAGTAAAAGACCATTATCCATACCAAATGTCTGGGGGCGAACAGCAGCGTGTGTCAATCGCCCGGGCGTTAGCAATAGACCCTGAGATAATTTTTGCCGACGAACCGACCGGAAACCTTGATTCGAAAACTTCTCAGGAAATTTTAAATCTGCTGAAAATGATAAATACGAATTTCCATACCACAATCCTGATGGTCACGCACGATATGTCGGCTGCAGAAATAGGAAACAGGATTATAAAAATTGCCGATGGCCAGATAATAGAGTAA